From Cellulomonas fimi ATCC 484, a single genomic window includes:
- a CDS encoding acyltransferase family protein: MTAATAVEQPLDTPRRFRALRAHQLDPRDNSLNAVRLLLALMVLGTHSFTLTGSGVGPQLHGKNMGSLAVFGFFAVSGYLISGSRFTNSFGTYLLHRLARIMPAYWVCLVVIAGLFAPIGYWKANGTLDGFLTAPRTPLDFVISNWFLRVSTFEVAGTPTGVPYPLVWDGSLWSLYVEFVCYLVIGALGFVSIVRRSATAMGVLFATSVLLWANNAVVLPYMGNSFDSAVALEHLPFFLGGGLVYALRRRVPLHWAGMLLAGAVGTFLLVQVDRWGMQAAAPFLTYVIMWVASVVPIPRLMHKHDISYGFYIYAFPVQQLFVMFGLNRYGFLPYVVLCVLGTIPLALASWLLVERPVMRRARRSTATRVDAQQPAVPPVALDAPSSAGPADPAPGAEPATHAPTDRAHEPDVAAGPGGDLETEEPPREADVARTAAGERG, from the coding sequence CCCGCGGGACAACAGCCTCAACGCCGTCCGGCTCCTGCTCGCCCTCATGGTCCTCGGGACGCACTCGTTCACGCTGACGGGGTCGGGGGTGGGCCCGCAGCTGCACGGCAAGAACATGGGCTCGCTCGCGGTGTTCGGGTTCTTCGCCGTCAGCGGCTACCTGATCTCCGGCAGCCGGTTCACGAACTCGTTCGGCACGTACCTGCTGCACCGGCTCGCGCGCATCATGCCCGCCTACTGGGTGTGTCTCGTCGTCATCGCCGGCCTCTTCGCGCCGATCGGCTACTGGAAGGCGAACGGCACGCTCGACGGCTTCCTCACGGCGCCCCGGACGCCCCTCGACTTCGTCATCTCGAACTGGTTCCTGCGTGTGTCGACGTTCGAGGTCGCGGGGACACCCACGGGGGTCCCGTACCCGCTCGTGTGGGACGGCTCGCTGTGGAGCCTCTACGTCGAGTTCGTCTGCTACCTCGTCATCGGCGCGCTCGGCTTCGTCTCGATCGTGCGCCGGAGCGCCACGGCGATGGGCGTGCTGTTCGCGACGTCGGTGCTGCTGTGGGCCAACAACGCGGTCGTGCTGCCGTACATGGGCAACTCGTTCGACTCGGCCGTCGCCCTGGAGCACCTGCCCTTCTTCCTGGGTGGTGGGCTCGTGTACGCGCTGCGCAGACGTGTCCCGCTGCACTGGGCCGGGATGCTGCTCGCCGGGGCGGTCGGCACCTTCCTGCTCGTGCAGGTCGACCGGTGGGGGATGCAGGCCGCGGCGCCGTTCCTGACGTACGTGATCATGTGGGTGGCGTCGGTCGTCCCGATCCCGCGCCTCATGCACAAGCACGACATCTCCTACGGCTTCTACATCTACGCGTTCCCGGTGCAGCAGCTGTTCGTCATGTTCGGCCTGAACCGCTACGGGTTCCTGCCCTACGTCGTGCTGTGCGTCCTCGGGACCATCCCGCTGGCGCTGGCGAGCTGGCTGCTCGTGGAGCGTCCCGTCATGCGCCGCGCACGGCGGTCGACCGCGACCCGGGTGGACGCGCAGCAGCCGGCGGTGCCGCCGGTGGCGCTCGACGCCCCGTCCTCGGCCGGTCCGGCGGATCCCGCGCCCGGCGCCGAGCCCGCAACCCACGCGCCCACGGATCGGGCTCACGAGCCCGACGTGGCGGCCGGGCCGGGGGGCGACCTCGAGACCGAGGAGCCCCCGCGTGAGGCGGACGTGGCGCGCACCGCCGCTGGTGAGCGGGGCTGA
- a CDS encoding glycoside hydrolase family 9 protein — MLRQVPRTLVAGGSALAVAVGVLVAPLATGAAAAPTYNYAEALQKSMFFYQAQRSGDLPADFPVSWRGDSGLTDGADVGKDLTGGWYDAGDHVKFGFPMAFSATMLAWGAIESPTGYSKAGSLDELKDNLRFVSDYFVKAHTAPNELYVQVGDGEADHKWWGPAEVMTMARPSHKISASCPGSDVAAETAAALASSAIVLKGDDPAYAATLVSHAKQLYTFADTYRGAYSDCVTAASAYYKSWSGYQDELVWGAYWLYKATGDATYLAKAEAEYDKLGTENQSTTRSYKWTIAWDNKQFGTYALLAMETGKQKYVDDANRWLDYWTVGVNGQKVPYSPGGQAVLDSWGALRYAANTSFVALVYSDWMTDATRKARYHDFGVRQINYALGDNPRSSSYVVGFGANPPTAPHHRTAHGSWLDSITTPAQSRHVLYGALVGGPGSPNDAYTDSRQDYVANEVATDYNAGFTSALARLVEEYGGTPLASFPTPEQPDGDQLFVEAMLNQPPSGTFTEVKAMIRNQSAFPARSLKNAKVRYWFTTDGFAASDVTLSANYSECGAQSGKGVSAGGTLGYVELSCVGQDIHPGGQSQHRREIQFRLTGPAGWNPANDPSYTGLTQTALAKASAITLYDGSTLVWGKEPTGTTTDTTPPTTPGTPVATGVTTVGASLSWAASTDAGSGVAGYELYRVQGTTQTLVGTTTAAAYILRDLTPGTAYSYVVKAKDVAGNVSAASAAVTFTTDTTGETEPPTTPGTPVASAVTSTGATLAWAPSTGDPAVSGYDVLRVQGTTTTVVAQTTVPTVTLSGLTPSTAYTYAVRAKNVAGDVSALSAPVTFTTAAPPVDTVAPTVPGTPVASNVATTGATLTWTASTDSGGSGLAGYEVLRVSGTTQTLVASPTTATVALAGLTPATAYSYVVRAKDGAGNVSAVSSPVTFTTLPVTSTPSCTVVYSTNSWNVGFTGSVKITNTGTTPLTWTLGFAFPSGQQVTQGWSATWSQTGTTVTATGLSWNATLQPGQSTDIGFNGSHPGTNTNPASFTVNGEVCG; from the coding sequence ATGCTCCGCCAAGTCCCACGCACGCTCGTCGCGGGTGGCTCCGCCCTCGCCGTCGCCGTCGGGGTGCTCGTCGCCCCGCTCGCGACCGGCGCGGCCGCCGCGCCCACCTACAACTACGCCGAGGCCCTGCAGAAGTCGATGTTCTTCTACCAGGCGCAGCGCTCCGGCGACCTGCCCGCCGACTTCCCGGTCTCCTGGCGCGGCGACTCCGGCCTGACCGACGGCGCCGACGTCGGCAAGGACCTCACCGGCGGCTGGTACGACGCCGGCGACCACGTGAAGTTCGGCTTCCCGATGGCGTTCAGCGCCACGATGCTCGCGTGGGGCGCGATCGAGAGCCCCACGGGCTACTCGAAGGCCGGCTCGCTCGACGAGCTCAAGGACAACCTGCGGTTCGTCAGCGACTACTTCGTCAAGGCGCACACTGCCCCGAACGAGCTGTACGTGCAGGTCGGCGACGGCGAGGCGGACCACAAGTGGTGGGGACCCGCCGAGGTCATGACCATGGCGCGGCCGTCGCACAAGATCAGCGCGTCCTGCCCCGGCTCGGACGTGGCCGCGGAGACGGCCGCCGCGCTGGCGTCGTCGGCGATCGTCCTCAAGGGCGACGACCCGGCCTACGCGGCGACCCTCGTGTCGCACGCCAAGCAGCTCTACACGTTCGCGGACACCTACCGCGGCGCGTACTCCGACTGCGTCACGGCCGCCTCGGCGTACTACAAGTCCTGGTCCGGCTACCAGGACGAGCTCGTCTGGGGCGCGTACTGGCTCTACAAGGCCACCGGTGACGCGACGTACCTCGCCAAGGCCGAGGCCGAGTACGACAAGCTCGGCACGGAGAACCAGAGCACCACGCGCTCCTACAAGTGGACGATCGCGTGGGACAACAAGCAGTTCGGCACGTACGCGCTGCTCGCGATGGAGACCGGCAAGCAGAAGTACGTCGACGACGCGAACCGCTGGCTCGACTACTGGACCGTCGGCGTCAACGGCCAGAAGGTGCCGTACTCGCCGGGAGGCCAGGCCGTCCTCGACTCGTGGGGTGCGCTGCGGTACGCCGCCAACACCTCGTTCGTCGCGCTCGTCTACTCCGACTGGATGACCGACGCGACCCGCAAGGCCCGGTACCACGACTTCGGCGTGCGGCAGATCAACTACGCGCTCGGCGACAACCCGCGGTCGTCGTCGTACGTCGTCGGCTTCGGCGCGAACCCGCCGACCGCGCCCCACCACCGCACCGCGCACGGGTCGTGGCTCGACTCGATCACGACGCCCGCGCAGTCGCGGCACGTCCTGTACGGCGCCCTCGTCGGCGGTCCCGGCTCGCCCAACGACGCCTACACCGACAGCCGGCAGGACTACGTCGCCAACGAGGTCGCGACCGACTACAACGCGGGCTTCACCAGCGCCCTCGCTCGGCTCGTCGAGGAGTACGGCGGCACGCCGCTCGCGTCGTTCCCGACGCCCGAGCAGCCCGACGGCGACCAGCTGTTCGTCGAGGCGATGCTCAACCAGCCGCCCAGCGGCACGTTCACCGAGGTCAAGGCCATGATCCGCAACCAGTCGGCGTTCCCGGCGCGGTCGCTGAAGAACGCCAAGGTCCGGTACTGGTTCACGACCGACGGCTTCGCGGCCTCCGACGTCACGCTCTCCGCCAACTACAGCGAGTGCGGCGCGCAGTCCGGCAAGGGCGTCAGCGCGGGCGGCACGCTCGGCTACGTCGAGCTCTCGTGCGTCGGCCAGGACATCCACCCCGGCGGCCAGTCGCAGCACCGCCGCGAGATCCAGTTCCGGCTCACCGGCCCCGCCGGGTGGAACCCCGCGAACGACCCGTCGTACACGGGCCTGACGCAGACCGCGCTCGCCAAGGCGTCCGCGATCACGCTCTACGACGGCAGCACGCTCGTCTGGGGCAAGGAGCCGACCGGGACGACGACGGACACCACCCCGCCGACGACGCCGGGCACGCCCGTCGCCACCGGCGTCACGACCGTCGGCGCGTCGCTGTCGTGGGCCGCGTCCACCGACGCCGGGTCGGGCGTCGCCGGGTACGAGCTGTACCGGGTGCAGGGCACGACGCAGACGCTCGTCGGGACGACGACCGCCGCGGCGTACATCCTGCGCGACCTCACCCCGGGCACGGCGTACTCCTACGTCGTCAAGGCCAAGGACGTCGCCGGCAACGTGTCCGCCGCGTCCGCCGCCGTCACCTTCACGACCGACACGACCGGGGAGACCGAGCCGCCGACGACCCCGGGCACGCCCGTGGCGTCCGCGGTCACGTCGACGGGTGCGACGCTCGCGTGGGCGCCGTCGACCGGCGACCCGGCGGTGAGCGGCTACGACGTGCTGCGCGTCCAGGGCACGACGACGACGGTGGTCGCGCAGACGACCGTCCCGACCGTGACGCTGTCCGGCCTGACCCCGAGCACGGCGTACACCTACGCGGTGCGGGCGAAGAACGTCGCAGGTGACGTCTCGGCCCTCTCGGCGCCGGTCACGTTCACGACGGCCGCACCGCCGGTCGACACCGTCGCACCGACCGTCCCCGGCACGCCGGTCGCGTCGAACGTCGCCACGACGGGCGCCACGCTCACGTGGACCGCGTCGACCGACAGCGGCGGCAGCGGGCTGGCCGGCTACGAGGTGCTCCGGGTCAGCGGGACGACGCAGACCCTCGTCGCCTCGCCCACGACGGCGACCGTCGCCCTCGCCGGCCTCACGCCGGCCACCGCGTACAGCTACGTGGTGCGGGCCAAGGACGGCGCGGGGAACGTCTCCGCGGTGAGCAGCCCGGTGACGTTCACGACCCTGCCGGTGACGAGCACCCCGTCGTGCACGGTCGTGTACTCGACGAACAGCTGGAACGTCGGCTTCACGGGGTCGGTGAAGATCACCAACACGGGCACCACGCCGCTGACCTGGACCCTCGGGTTCGCCTTCCCCTCTGGCCAGCAGGTCACGCAGGGCTGGAGCGCCACGTGGTCGCAGACCGGGACGACGGTCACCGCGACCGGCCTGTCGTGGAACGCCACCCTGCAGCCGGGCCAGAGCACCGACATCGGGTTCAACGGGTCCCACCCCGGGACCAACACGAACCCGGCGTCGTTCACCGTGAACGGTGAGGTCTGCGGCTGA
- a CDS encoding AfsR/SARP family transcriptional regulator, which produces MSHVLQLLGPVRLRTDGRRVPLPHACARLTAALALVGPLSREQAAALLWPDAPTGRALSNLRTALSRLRRLTPGLVDARGTVLALADDVTVDTDRMLAWVNATIYDDAPPNDPAGPPREVGRELLAGWDEEWVRDHRDRWQVLVSQALESAATRLLAQGRPAAALPYGLAAVAAEPWSESANRVLIEIHARRGDGAGALRQFERLSRVLRAELGVQPAPDIVALIRQLYPFGVGRTGQRTA; this is translated from the coding sequence ATGAGCCACGTGCTCCAGCTGCTGGGACCGGTGCGGCTGCGCACGGACGGACGACGGGTCCCCCTCCCCCACGCGTGCGCGCGGCTGACGGCCGCGCTCGCCCTCGTCGGGCCGCTCTCCCGCGAGCAGGCGGCGGCGCTGCTGTGGCCGGACGCGCCGACCGGCAGGGCCCTGTCCAACCTCCGCACGGCCCTGTCACGCCTGCGCCGCCTCACCCCGGGGCTGGTCGACGCGCGCGGGACGGTGCTCGCGCTCGCGGACGACGTCACGGTCGACACCGACCGGATGCTGGCGTGGGTCAACGCGACGATCTACGACGACGCGCCCCCGAACGACCCGGCGGGCCCGCCGCGGGAGGTCGGCCGGGAGCTGCTCGCGGGCTGGGACGAGGAGTGGGTGCGGGACCACCGGGACCGCTGGCAGGTGCTCGTCAGCCAGGCGTTGGAGAGCGCCGCGACGCGGCTGCTGGCGCAGGGTCGTCCGGCGGCGGCGCTGCCGTACGGGTTGGCGGCGGTCGCGGCGGAGCCGTGGTCCGAGTCCGCGAACCGGGTGCTCATCGAGATCCACGCGCGACGGGGCGACGGCGCGGGGGCGCTGCGGCAGTTCGAGCGGCTCAGCCGGGTGCTGCGGGCCGAGCTCGGGGTGCAGCCGGCTCCGGACATCGTGGCGCTCATCCGCCAGCTCTACCCGTTCGGCGTCGGGCGCACGGGGCAGCGGACGGCGTAG
- a CDS encoding ABC transporter ATP-binding protein: protein MTPVIAAHGLTKRFGELVAVDGIDFEVAPGESFGLLGPNGAGKSTTMRMVGAVSTRSGGELRVLDLDPETHGPEIRSQLGVVPQEDNLDTELTVRDNLLVYGRYFGLPRRVCAERADELLEFAQLTEKAKVKTDDLSGGMKRRLTIARALINDPRILMLDEPTTGLDPQARHVLWDRLFRLKERGTTLVVTTHYMDEAEQLCDRLVVVDHGRIMAEGSPAELIRRYSTREVVELRFGSSRNAEAAERMAGVTERVEVLPDRVLLYADDGEAVVEKVLALGLEPTTSLVRRSSLEDVFLRLTGRSLIE from the coding sequence GTGACACCTGTCATCGCGGCCCACGGGCTCACCAAGCGCTTCGGCGAGCTCGTCGCCGTCGACGGCATCGACTTCGAGGTCGCCCCGGGCGAGTCGTTCGGCCTGCTCGGCCCGAACGGCGCCGGCAAGTCGACGACCATGCGGATGGTCGGCGCGGTGTCGACGCGATCGGGCGGCGAGCTGCGCGTCCTCGACCTCGACCCCGAGACGCACGGCCCGGAGATCCGCTCGCAGCTCGGCGTCGTGCCGCAGGAGGACAACCTCGACACCGAGCTGACCGTCCGCGACAACCTGCTCGTCTACGGCCGCTACTTCGGCCTCCCCCGCCGCGTGTGCGCCGAGCGTGCCGACGAGCTGCTGGAGTTCGCGCAGCTCACGGAGAAGGCCAAGGTCAAGACGGACGACCTGTCGGGCGGCATGAAGCGGCGCCTGACGATCGCCCGTGCGCTCATCAACGACCCGCGGATCCTCATGCTCGACGAGCCGACGACGGGCCTCGACCCGCAGGCCCGGCACGTCCTGTGGGACCGGTTGTTCCGGCTCAAGGAGCGCGGCACGACGCTCGTCGTCACGACGCACTACATGGACGAGGCCGAGCAGCTGTGCGACCGGCTGGTCGTCGTCGACCACGGCCGGATCATGGCCGAGGGCAGCCCGGCGGAGCTGATCCGCCGCTACTCGACGCGCGAGGTCGTCGAGCTGCGGTTCGGCTCGTCGCGCAACGCGGAGGCGGCGGAGCGCATGGCGGGCGTGACCGAGCGCGTCGAGGTGCTCCCGGACCGGGTGCTGCTGTACGCGGACGACGGCGAGGCGGTCGTCGAGAAGGTCCTGGCCCTCGGGCTCGAGCCGACGACGAGCCTCGTGCGCCGCTCCAGCCTCGAGGACGTGTTCCTCCGGCTGACCGGACGGAGCCTGATCGAGTGA
- a CDS encoding ABC transporter permease: protein MTTTTTTAAPRWLTTGGVRALSSGNAGAVVERGLRATRSGNWVIVLSGFFEPVFYLLAMGYGLGTYIGDVELGTGEAVSYAAFVAPALLAVSAMNGAVYDSTWNVFFKMHFGKLYDAMLTTSMGPLDVALGEIAYALLRGGVYAFGFLTVMQVMGLNLAWTAVLAVPAVLLIAFGFAAVGMAVTSYMKTFQQMDWINFVLLPMFLFSATFYPLSVYPEAVQWFIKAMPLWHGVELIRGLTTGALSPAMWSHVGYFVGMIALGVTFTTTRLRALFLR from the coding sequence ATGACGACGACGACCACGACGGCCGCCCCCCGCTGGCTGACCACGGGCGGGGTGCGTGCGCTGTCGTCCGGGAACGCCGGTGCGGTGGTCGAGCGCGGGCTGCGCGCGACGCGGTCCGGCAACTGGGTGATCGTGCTGTCCGGGTTCTTCGAGCCGGTGTTCTACCTGCTGGCGATGGGCTACGGGCTCGGCACGTACATCGGCGACGTCGAGCTCGGCACGGGCGAGGCCGTCTCGTACGCCGCGTTCGTCGCGCCTGCGCTGCTGGCCGTCTCGGCGATGAACGGAGCGGTCTACGACTCGACGTGGAACGTCTTCTTCAAGATGCACTTCGGCAAGCTGTACGACGCGATGCTCACGACGTCGATGGGCCCGCTCGACGTCGCGCTCGGCGAGATCGCGTACGCGCTGCTCCGCGGGGGCGTCTACGCGTTCGGCTTCCTCACGGTCATGCAGGTCATGGGCCTCAACCTGGCGTGGACGGCCGTGCTCGCCGTGCCCGCGGTCCTGCTCATCGCGTTCGGCTTCGCGGCCGTCGGCATGGCCGTCACGAGCTACATGAAGACCTTCCAGCAGATGGACTGGATCAACTTCGTCCTGCTGCCGATGTTCCTGTTCTCGGCCACGTTCTACCCGCTGTCGGTGTACCCCGAGGCGGTGCAGTGGTTCATCAAGGCGATGCCGCTGTGGCACGGCGTCGAGCTGATCCGCGGCCTGACGACGGGTGCCCTCTCCCCCGCGATGTGGTCGCACGTCGGCTACTTCGTCGGGATGATCGCGCTGGGCGTGACGTTCACGACGACCCGGCTGCGCGCCCTGTTCCTGCGCTGA
- a CDS encoding ABC transporter permease produces the protein MTTTSAPSPAAQRALAAAALPRRLGWWYVAEAQLRSMKAYGWTIVASGVGQPLLYLLGIGLGLAAFLDVSIGQGPDGPVDYVTFVAPALLVTAAVGVAMDEFTYAVMSGFKWRRLYWGPNATPISPAQLATGVVVACVGRMLFTTVAYYVLMVAFGAVGDPLAGLAIPLVGVLAGLAFGLPVMAFSASLKDDRGQIALVQRFVFTPLFLFSGTFYPLTTVPVALQWIGWVSPVWHASEVGRSLSYGSPPGAWPVGVHLAVLLVMAGAGAVVAGRIFTRRLRG, from the coding sequence GTGACGACGACGAGCGCACCGAGCCCCGCCGCGCAGCGCGCGCTGGCTGCGGCGGCCCTCCCCCGCCGGCTCGGCTGGTGGTACGTCGCCGAGGCGCAGCTGCGCAGCATGAAGGCGTACGGCTGGACGATCGTGGCGAGCGGCGTGGGCCAGCCCCTGCTGTACCTGCTGGGCATCGGCCTGGGTCTCGCGGCGTTCCTCGACGTGTCGATCGGGCAGGGGCCCGACGGCCCGGTCGACTACGTGACGTTCGTGGCCCCGGCGCTGCTCGTGACGGCTGCGGTCGGCGTCGCGATGGACGAGTTCACGTACGCGGTGATGTCGGGGTTCAAGTGGCGGCGCCTGTACTGGGGGCCGAACGCCACGCCGATCTCGCCGGCGCAGCTCGCGACGGGCGTCGTCGTGGCGTGCGTGGGCCGGATGCTGTTCACGACCGTCGCGTACTACGTGCTCATGGTCGCGTTCGGGGCCGTCGGGGACCCGCTCGCCGGGTTGGCGATCCCGCTCGTCGGCGTGCTCGCCGGGCTCGCGTTCGGGCTGCCGGTCATGGCGTTCTCCGCGTCGCTCAAGGACGACCGGGGGCAGATCGCGCTCGTGCAGCGGTTCGTCTTCACGCCGCTCTTCCTGTTCTCCGGCACGTTCTACCCGCTCACGACCGTGCCGGTCGCGCTGCAGTGGATCGGGTGGGTGTCGCCGGTCTGGCACGCGTCCGAGGTGGGCCGCTCGCTGAGCTACGGGTCGCCCCCCGGTGCCTGGCCCGTCGGGGTGCACCTCGCGGTCCTGCTGGTCATGGCGGGGGCGGGCGCGGTCGTCGCCGGGCGCATCTTCACGAGGAGGCTGCGCGGATGA